Proteins from a genomic interval of Deltaproteobacteria bacterium:
- a CDS encoding acyl-CoA dehydrogenase family protein → MKPFQGVDYYRRDDLFTEEERTVRNTVRRWVDQYYMPRVQDYFAEGIFDVELIPQLAELGLLGIKLQGYGCHGMNNVTYGVVCQEIERGDSGLRSFVSVQNSLVMYPIHTFGTEEQKNRWLPAMARGEKVGCFGLTEHDIGSNPAGLRTRAVKRGGDYVIHGNKLWITNGELADVAIIWAKLDGTIRGFLVEKGTPGFEAYPIPHKYSHRASVTSGLVLDEVRVPADSLLPGTAGLKSALMCLNEARYGIAWGAVGAAMACYEIALDYANSRLQFEVPISSFQLVQRKLVKMLSEITKAQLLSLQLGRLKDEGKARHTQISLAKMNNVAEALKIARTARDILGANGVALDYHVIRHMLNLEAVYTYEGTHDIHTLIVGRDITGQDAFSARQP, encoded by the coding sequence ATGAAACCGTTTCAAGGGGTAGATTATTATCGCCGCGACGACCTGTTCACTGAAGAAGAGCGGACTGTGCGCAACACTGTCCGCCGCTGGGTAGACCAGTACTACATGCCAAGAGTTCAGGACTATTTTGCGGAAGGCATCTTCGATGTGGAACTGATACCCCAGCTCGCCGAACTGGGCTTGCTCGGCATCAAGCTCCAGGGCTACGGTTGTCACGGCATGAACAATGTGACCTATGGGGTGGTGTGCCAGGAAATCGAACGCGGCGACAGCGGCCTGCGCTCGTTCGTCTCAGTGCAAAATTCCCTGGTGATGTATCCAATTCATACCTTTGGTACAGAAGAGCAGAAAAATCGTTGGCTGCCTGCCATGGCTCGCGGCGAGAAAGTGGGCTGCTTCGGCCTCACCGAGCACGATATCGGCTCGAACCCGGCCGGACTGCGCACCAGAGCTGTAAAAAGAGGAGGCGATTATGTCATCCACGGCAACAAACTGTGGATAACCAACGGCGAGCTGGCAGACGTTGCCATAATCTGGGCCAAATTGGATGGCACCATCCGCGGCTTTCTCGTTGAGAAAGGCACCCCCGGCTTTGAAGCATATCCCATCCCTCACAAATATTCGCACCGGGCATCTGTCACTTCAGGACTCGTGCTCGATGAGGTCCGAGTGCCTGCTGACAGCCTGCTGCCGGGCACTGCTGGACTCAAATCGGCCCTCATGTGTCTGAATGAAGCCCGCTACGGCATTGCCTGGGGTGCTGTGGGGGCAGCCATGGCCTGCTATGAAATTGCCCTCGACTACGCCAACAGCCGCCTGCAGTTCGAAGTGCCCATCTCCTCCTTTCAACTCGTGCAGCGCAAGCTGGTCAAGATGCTTTCTGAGATCACCAAGGCGCAGCTCTTGAGTCTGCAGCTCGGCCGGCTAAAGGATGAAGGCAAAGCCCGGCACACCCAGATTTCCCTGGCCAAGATGAACAACGTGGCCGAAGCATTAAAGATAGCTCGCACTGCCCGCGATATTCTGGGCGCCAACGGGGTCGCCCTGGACTACCACGTGATTCGCCACATGCTGAACCTGGAAGCAGTCTACACTTACGAGGGAACTCACGATATCCACACCCTCATTGTGGGACGCGACATCACTGGCCAGGACGCCTTTTCGGCCAGGCAGCCATAA
- a CDS encoding OmpA family protein: MKKNAVVATGLVIILLMAASCSTLQTRKEKGTATGVAVGAAAGAALGQAIGRNTASTLWGAAIGAVVGGIAGHEIASYMDRQEEELRQMAAQSEAMTVSRTRDVLTATFRGDVLFDFDSAVIKPGAYAELDRVAKVLNDFPETAVRVEGHTDASGSEAYNQQLSEKRAQAVKNALVQRGVNPARIHAVGFGESMPVSSVAALNRRVNIVIIPIESS, translated from the coding sequence ATGAAGAAAAACGCTGTAGTGGCTACAGGGCTGGTAATCATTTTGCTAATGGCGGCGTCTTGCTCCACCTTGCAGACCAGGAAGGAGAAAGGTACGGCTACTGGAGTCGCGGTTGGTGCGGCAGCAGGAGCAGCCCTTGGCCAGGCCATTGGCCGCAACACTGCCTCTACCCTCTGGGGTGCAGCCATTGGTGCTGTGGTAGGCGGCATAGCCGGGCACGAAATTGCCTCCTATATGGATCGGCAGGAAGAGGAATTGAGACAGATGGCAGCCCAGTCAGAGGCCATGACCGTATCGCGCACCCGGGATGTCCTGACAGCCACCTTCAGAGGTGATGTGCTGTTCGACTTTGATTCAGCCGTGATCAAACCTGGGGCCTACGCGGAGCTGGATCGAGTGGCCAAGGTGCTCAACGACTTTCCAGAGACTGCTGTCAGGGTTGAAGGACACACTGACGCCAGCGGCTCGGAGGCATACAATCAACAGCTTTCGGAAAAGCGGGCCCAGGCTGTAAAGAATGCCCTGGTGCAGCGGGGGGTGAATCCAGCAAGAATCCATGCCGTGGGTTTTGGCGAGTCCATGCCAGTGTCATCGGTGGCGGCCCTCAACCGGAGGGTCAACATAGTAATTATACCCATCGAGTCGAGCTAG
- a CDS encoding DUF3106 domain-containing protein, with translation MKFCLPLLSYCLRRRFRIWGFIVAAAVLAAEPAWAGSVQRELAVATGAGEKMIGWQAAEQRGKYHQRFFVARGKGRNPSPGGGYDHRVGGDYNGISPEEKARLEQRYEKWKRMSPRERQMLKRRMERWKKLPPEERDLLRKRYQQWQALSPEERQRIRQKLRHWDELSPQEQERIRRKFRGY, from the coding sequence ATGAAATTTTGCTTGCCCTTGCTGTCATACTGTCTCAGGCGCCGGTTTCGCATCTGGGGTTTCATTGTGGCCGCGGCAGTTCTGGCGGCAGAACCCGCCTGGGCCGGATCTGTTCAGAGAGAGCTGGCCGTGGCCACAGGCGCAGGGGAGAAGATGATTGGCTGGCAGGCAGCTGAACAGAGGGGAAAATACCACCAAAGGTTCTTTGTTGCCAGAGGGAAGGGGAGAAACCCTTCTCCGGGTGGTGGATATGATCACAGGGTGGGTGGTGATTATAATGGTATTTCTCCCGAGGAGAAGGCAAGACTGGAGCAGCGGTATGAAAAGTGGAAAAGAATGTCTCCTCGAGAGCGGCAGATGCTGAAGAGAAGAATGGAGAGATGGAAGAAACTGCCCCCTGAGGAGCGGGACCTGCTCAGGAAAAGGTACCAACAGTGGCAGGCACTTTCTCCTGAGGAGCGTCAGAGGATACGGCAGAAACTGCGGCACTGGGATGAGCTGTCTCCTCAGGAGCAGGAAAGAATTAGAAGAAAATTTCGCGGTTATTAG
- a CDS encoding sigma-70 family RNA polymerase sigma factor, whose product MSVNLKQQLCFGAGQNEADRAVAEVLTDEELIINIRQGDRRAAEELVERHQQKAYAIAYHYLGGRDDAEDATQEAFLRAFRSLDSFRGDAVFYTWFYRILIHTCIDQRRRHRRWRRIFSRSRPTADKGRRTDKRIEEQPDERTCANPQTVLRSKQLSQDIEEALLQLPEKQRLVFQLKVFHGLRIREIAEIMQNAEGTVKSHLFRATQVLRTALKEWAQPEAR is encoded by the coding sequence GTGAGCGTTAACCTCAAGCAACAACTTTGTTTCGGAGCTGGACAGAATGAAGCTGACAGGGCTGTGGCAGAGGTGCTCACGGACGAAGAATTGATAATTAACATTCGTCAGGGAGACAGACGAGCCGCTGAAGAACTTGTGGAGCGCCATCAGCAGAAGGCCTATGCTATTGCCTACCACTACCTCGGCGGAAGGGACGACGCTGAAGATGCCACCCAGGAAGCTTTTTTGCGTGCCTTTCGCAGTTTGGACAGCTTCCGTGGAGACGCGGTATTTTACACCTGGTTTTACCGTATCCTCATTCATACCTGCATTGATCAGAGGCGACGCCATCGCAGGTGGAGGAGAATTTTCTCCCGCAGCAGACCGACAGCAGATAAGGGACGCCGCACAGACAAAAGGATCGAGGAACAACCGGACGAGCGCACCTGCGCCAATCCTCAAACCGTGTTGAGGAGTAAACAGCTGAGCCAGGATATAGAAGAAGCGCTTCTGCAACTGCCCGAAAAACAAAGGCTGGTTTTCCAACTGAAGGTATTCCATGGACTGCGGATCAGAGAAATTGCCGAGATCATGCAAAATGCTGAGGGCACCGTAAAGAGTCACCTCTTCAGAGCAACACAGGTTCTTCGCACAGCTCTGAAAGAGTGGGCGCAGCCAGAGGCGAGGTGA